A segment of the Elusimicrobiota bacterium genome:
ACCGCTTCACTCCAGTTTTGTTCACGCCAGTATATCACCCCAAGATTATAATACGCCTCGGTACTCCGCGGGTTAATGCGTAACGCTTGAGTAAGTACGGTTTTCGCAGATTCTAACTCACCCGCATGTTCCTTCACTGCTGCGAGGTTGCACAAGGTAGATATGTCATTAGGTTTTATCCTTAATGCTCTTCGGTACAACGCTTCCGCCCCAGGGTAGTTACGCTGCTGAAACTTTTCATACGCATCCACGAGGTATGCACCATAAATATTTGACTCCAACCACATAGCATCGGGATACTTACTCCACGCATAATCCCAGAAGGTATAGTCACTGCGGGATACACCAGCCTGGTAAAAGTACAGGGGCACTAACGACCTGCTGCGATAATCGTAATACTTTTTGTCATAAACCCCGCGGAGTGAGTAAAGTTCAAAGTAATCAAAGTTATGGCTATTAATTTTCTCCCGGCTGACACTACTCTCTACGAGATACAATATCCCGCATAAAGTAAGTTTATACCCGGGCAATATATTAGGATTAAACGTAGAATAGTATACGGGCTTGAGTTTAGCATACCCGGCTTCAACCTCAATCCTGCGTCTCTCCTTTTCATCCCGGGGAATACTTCGGAAGTCAGAACCATACGCGTTTGAGAACACCAACCCCCCGCGGTCATGGAGTTCAACATCACCTCTTTGTTTCTCCGCAAAATTGAGGTACGCAAGGCTATAAAAAGTATCATCCCCGCCATCCATAAAAAGTACGGACTTAAGCGCCATTGTCTTCAACACATTTTTCCCATAATCATAGGTAAGATAATACTCCCGCCAGTCACAGCTATTATAGTTTTGGGTAAACAAAAACACGGGGATAACCGCTGCTAACCATACCATATGCTTAACTTTTCTGTAGATCCACGCGAGCCCCAACGCAAAACTTATACAAACCCCAACGGACGATAAAATATAAAACCTTCCAAGTACACCGTCAAGCATTGCATTAAACGGCGGGTTACCGAGGATAAAGAAAAATATACCCGAGAATAGTGTTAATAATACAGTACTCACCACCACAACACGGTTTTTTGTATAAGCAACCACCCATGCGGTTATTGCCACCGCCATCACCACCCAGGTAAGCTGTTCCCCTGTATTCACAGCATACCTAACGATTTGCCGGATAAGCACAGAAATATCATGCGGCACCTTCTCCCCGACGGTAAGAGAAAAACTACCGTAATCCGCGCGGGTAAATACTCTCCAGAGATTATAAATATTCTCAGCATTACCCCAGTCTAACACAGGATTTTTTACTGACCTTATCATAAGATACAGGTATACAGTCATCCCGCATAACGCAAAGATTATTGCTATAAACAATACCCGCAGGTTAACCTTTTTCTTCAGCATAAAATACCATGCCGCAACTCCGGGAATTATCAACGCAATAGTTTGATGATTACCCATTGCGAGCCCAAAGATAAACGTTATGGCGTATAACCGCAGGTCTACACTTTTTTCAGGATGACGGTAGTACATAAGATAAAGTATTACAAGCATAAACAACGTATTCATCGCAAAAACTTCTGTCTGTACCGCAGACTTCCAGAATTCCAGGCTCAACCCCAACACTGCAGCAGCTATTGCGCTGATACCTATGCTGCTCCAAACCCCAACCCCATCACTTTGGGCACTATCTGAAGTACCAACACCAAGAATATCGGTTAATACCAAAAACAAGAGAAGTACGCTTAACGCTGATAAAACCGCAGAGACAAGGTTAACCCTGTATGCAGTGGTACCTACCGGCATTATGCTATCCATAACTTTTGATACCACCAAAAACGCGGGATACCCCGGTGAATGCGCGGTACCCATAATTTTTGCCGCAGCAATAAACTCGCCACTATCCCCCGTCGATATTGTGGGACACATTGTGTGGGTGTACAACGCAAAGAATACTGTGAATACCGCAAACCCGGTTAAATATTTCACGGTAAACCTCTCATCCTGCGGAGGAACCATTCTATACACAAAATTATAGTTAACAATAAATAAAAGTACCATTCTGTCCATACGCGATACCTGAACTTAACGGCAGCACTACTTTTTGCGGATAAAAAGTTTAATTGCCCGGGATTAAACTCCTTTATTGACGACACCCCGCCTTGTGTTACCCCTGCTATAGCGTTTAGGAGTTCCATATTCGGGCGTAACTCGTCATCCTCACCAAAACTTTTTGCATTAACCGTTATCCCTGTATCTCCGGCTAAACCCCTGCGGCCATACGCGGTAATTTTAAAATAATACTTCCCTGCGGTTGACGGCAGGTATTCCACCCAGTACTCCCCGGGTTTTACCAGCATCGCGGTATCAGAAATATCCGTACGTACATCCTTCTGCGGTAACTGCACCACAACTTTTACCCGTGCACTGTTGTCCAGCCGGTATTGATCATCAAGTACCGTTATTTTAATCAATACTTTTTCGTTTAAGCTAACCTCACTTTTTTCTGCTACCACGCGTACAGCGCTTAATTGTTCACCCCGGGTAAGCCAGCGGACTGATTGCGACCAAAAACGGTCATACAACTCCTTACCCTTCCCGATCTTCGCGAGGCCCATTGCCCAGCGCCAGGTGGTGTTTGACGCTAAGGACATCACCCTGCCATTACCGTAATCCCACAGGGTTAACACCGGCAAA
Coding sequences within it:
- a CDS encoding DUF2723 domain-containing protein; the protein is MDRMVLLFIVNYNFVYRMVPPQDERFTVKYLTGFAVFTVFFALYTHTMCPTISTGDSGEFIAAAKIMGTAHSPGYPAFLVVSKVMDSIMPVGTTAYRVNLVSAVLSALSVLLLFLVLTDILGVGTSDSAQSDGVGVWSSIGISAIAAAVLGLSLEFWKSAVQTEVFAMNTLFMLVILYLMYYRHPEKSVDLRLYAITFIFGLAMGNHQTIALIIPGVAAWYFMLKKKVNLRVLFIAIIFALCGMTVYLYLMIRSVKNPVLDWGNAENIYNLWRVFTRADYGSFSLTVGEKVPHDISVLIRQIVRYAVNTGEQLTWVVMAVAITAWVVAYTKNRVVVVSTVLLTLFSGIFFFILGNPPFNAMLDGVLGRFYILSSVGVCISFALGLAWIYRKVKHMVWLAAVIPVFLFTQNYNSCDWREYYLTYDYGKNVLKTMALKSVLFMDGGDDTFYSLAYLNFAEKQRGDVELHDRGGLVFSNAYGSDFRSIPRDEKERRRIEVEAGYAKLKPVYYSTFNPNILPGYKLTLCGILYLVESSVSREKINSHNFDYFELYSLRGVYDKKYYDYRSRSLVPLYFYQAGVSRSDYTFWDYAWSKYPDAMWLESNIYGAYLVDAYEKFQQRNYPGAEALYRRALRIKPNDISTLCNLAAVKEHAGELESAKTVLTQALRINPRSTEAYYNLGVIYWREQNWSEAVNAYRRIVEIEPDNQRAYGYMKKAEENLKRRSGQ